From a region of the Verrucomicrobiales bacterium genome:
- a CDS encoding NAD-dependent epimerase/dehydratase family protein: MKCLVTGASGFVGANLVHALAAQGHSVKALVRRTSDLRGLEGADYEPVSADLEDPGQLTKALRGVDWCFHVAASYHLWLPDYRPMYAANVEGTRNLIEAAREAGCSRIVYTSTVGCIGLPKEVDGQIQPTDESTPVSEAQMSNHYKRSKWQAEVVARELASKGAPVVIVNPSAPIGPRDVKPTPTGKVIVDFLNRAMPAYLDTGLNWVHVRDVAQGHILAAEKGRLGERYILGNREGNWTMKQAFDVLTELTGIRGPGFQVPYGIAYAAAWVDEGIARFTGKPPKAPLAGVRMARYKMFFDPSKAIRELGLPQTSPRQALQDAVDWFRRQGYAKRGSDE, translated from the coding sequence ATGAAATGTCTCGTTACGGGCGCCTCCGGATTCGTAGGTGCCAACCTGGTTCACGCGCTGGCAGCCCAGGGGCACAGCGTCAAGGCCCTTGTGCGTCGCACCAGTGACTTGCGAGGTCTGGAGGGAGCCGATTATGAACCGGTATCGGCGGATCTCGAGGACCCTGGCCAACTCACAAAGGCGCTTCGAGGGGTCGATTGGTGTTTCCATGTCGCCGCCAGTTATCATCTCTGGCTACCCGACTATCGTCCAATGTATGCCGCCAATGTGGAAGGGACGCGAAACCTGATCGAGGCCGCACGAGAGGCCGGTTGTTCTCGCATCGTTTATACCAGCACCGTGGGGTGCATTGGCCTGCCCAAGGAAGTGGATGGGCAGATTCAGCCTACTGATGAATCGACTCCGGTCTCCGAAGCCCAGATGAGCAATCACTACAAGCGCTCCAAGTGGCAGGCGGAGGTGGTGGCCCGAGAGCTGGCGAGCAAGGGCGCGCCGGTGGTCATCGTGAATCCCAGCGCTCCCATCGGGCCACGCGACGTTAAGCCAACGCCGACCGGCAAGGTCATTGTCGATTTCTTGAACCGCGCGATGCCGGCCTACCTGGACACCGGTTTAAACTGGGTGCATGTGCGGGATGTCGCCCAAGGTCACATCCTGGCCGCCGAAAAAGGCCGCTTAGGCGAGCGCTACATTTTGGGGAATCGGGAAGGCAATTGGACCATGAAGCAAGCATTCGATGTCCTGACCGAACTGACCGGAATCCGGGGACCTGGATTCCAGGTGCCGTATGGAATTGCCTATGCTGCTGCTTGGGTCGACGAGGGGATTGCCCGTTTCACCGGCAAACCGCCTAAAGCCCCGCTGGCCGGGGTACGCATGGCTCGTTACAAGATGTTCTTCGATCCGTCCAAAGCGATCCGCGAGCTGGGGTTGCCTCAGACTTCACCCCGCCAGGCGTTGCAGGATGCGGTCGATTGGTTCCGGAGGCAGGGGTATGCCAAGAGGGGGAGTGACGAGTGA